A section of the Choristoneura fumiferana chromosome 5, NRCan_CFum_1, whole genome shotgun sequence genome encodes:
- the ssh gene encoding protein phosphatase Slingshot isoform X5, giving the protein MFYLLRPEETLKMAVKLESAHAGRTRYLVVVCHGDEAALLGIDCNEHTTVGLALRVLADTSIKLDGDGGFSVCVCNRQHIFKPVSVQAMWSALQTLHRASGRARALNHFAGGASHAWCAYYEERVDSDRSCLNEWHAMDSIESRRPPSPDSLRLKPRERDETERVIRCTLKEIMMSVDLDEVTSKAIRGRLEDELDMDLAEYKSFIDQEMLTILGQMDAPTEIFEHVYLGSEWNASNLEELQRNGVRHILNVTREIDNFFPGVFDYLNIRVYDDEKTDLLKHWDNTFKYINKARNEGSKVLVHCKMGISRSASVVIAYAMKAYNWNFDKALKHVKAKRNCIKPNTNFLNQLETYQGILDAMKNKEKLQRSKSETNLKSPKISKSENKVSDPTPLVLALTGSCARRPRSWSPDTRLAAELLPPTSLSLESLAFETRHMLMPYGDGTYSVSPNQIIRLKEEGAPSVKHIVNEIENAASGDRRDSNKRYQRLNFGTSDTSSNRSSDASVGSILPAEPVKPPQVSPLRNLSHKYPHTNCDPDKIHTWDPGEPWRGDEAKQDNLVKSDSGIIDLKTKVSDVLSNLVDRNSDGDERRGADEEGALPSRQSSWSSFDSAVVPDLSRHSSWGSHEPRRAEPPPQPPPPPKPACDLGIISEHSPGAAAPDRPPPRLSDNERKFNETCAILTELATAAARMERARDRGASTWSGRLSASAPADTWLRAGLRRRRPVAASVGDLPRAAAPPPPAPAPASAAQGLVSNLKKEFEARSETDSLRRSKSRSRASTVDGRERVPTSPPAGEDISVKVLVDRYDQPSRLRCESVSEPSRSKPADSVPKKCKLTAEAEARGGRGAAALRNSFCGAVRGVAGAGAERPPIAPTVVSIAPLDYSNVVVSTVMSKAQNKKQLQHGKTHPLTRLNLNRSNNRCSNPVYNTM; this is encoded by the exons ATGTTCTATCTGCTTCGGCCCGAGGAAACGCTTAAAATG GCGGTGAAACTTGAGAGCGCCCACGCGGGCCGTACGCGGTATCTGGTGGTAGTGTGCCACGGCGACGAGGCCGCTCTACTGGGGATTGACTGCAACGAGCACACCACCGTCGGGCTCGCGCTGAGGGTCCTCGCCGACACCTCCATCAAGCTGGACGGGGATGG AGGGTTCAGCGTATGTGTGTGTAATCGACAACACATATTCAAGCCGGTGTCTGTGCAAGCCATGTG GTCTGCGCTGCAAACGCTCCATCGGGCGAGTGGGCGCGCGCGCGCCCTCAACCACTTCGCGGGCGGCGCGTCCCACGCGTGGTGCGCGTACTATGAGGAGCGCGTGGACTCGGACCGCTCCTGCCTCAACGAGTGGCATGCCATGGACAGCATCGAGTCCCGTCGCCCGCCCTCGCCCGACTCGCTCAGGCTCAA GCCACGCGAAAGAGATGAAACGGAGCGCGTGATTCGGTGCACGCTCAAGGAAATCATGATGAGTGTGGATTTAGACGAGGTGACGAGCAAAGCGATACGTGGCCGACTCGAGGACGAGTTAGATATGGACCTAGCTGAGTACAAGTCCTTCATTGACCAAGAGATGTTGACGATATTGGGACAAATGGACGCGCCTACGGAAATATTCGAACACGTCTATCTGGGTTCCGAGTGGAATGCCAGCAACTTAGAAGAATTGCAACGAAATGG agtccGACACATACTGAACGTGACACGAGAAATAGACAATTTCTTCCCCGGTGTGTTCGATTATCTAAATATAAGAGTATATGACGACGAAAAGACTGACCTACTGAAACACTGGGACAACACAttcaaatatataaacaaaGCCAGGAACGAAGGTTCGAAAGTATTAGTCCATTGTAAAATGGGAATTAGCAGATCGGCATCCGTCGTGATAGCCTACGCCATGAAAGCATATAATTGGAATTTCGACAAAGCTCTCAAGCACGTAAAAGCAAAAAGaaattgtataaaaccgaatacTAATTTCTTAAACCAATTAGAAACTTATCAAGGAATACTCGATGCCATGAAGAATAAAGAGAAGCTGCAAAGATCCAAGTCGGAGACAAATCTAAAATCGCCCAAGATTTCCAAGAGCGAGAATAAG GTATCGGACCCGACGCCGCTGGTGCTGGCGCTGACGGGGTCGTGCGCGCGGCGGCCGCGCTCGTGGTCGCCGGACACGCGGCTCGCGGCCGAGCTGCTGCCGCCCACCTCGCTCTCGCTCGAGAGCCTCGCCTTCGAGACGCGGCACATGCTCATGCCCTACGGCGACGGCACCTACAGCGTCTCCCCAAACCAGATCATACGCCTCAAGGAGGAAGGCGCGCCCTCCGTGAAACACATAGTCAACGAAATAGAGAACGCCGCGTCCGGCGACCGCCGCGACTCCAACAAACGCTACCAGAGATTAAACTTCGGCACCAGCGACACCTCCAGCAACAGATCCTCCGACGCCTCCGTCGGCTCCATTCTGCCCGCCGAACCCGTCAAACCCCCCCAAGTCTCTCCGCTCCGCAATCTGAGTCACAAATACCCCCACACTAACTGTGATCCCGACAAAATACATACGTGGGACCCCGGGGAACCCTGGCGGGGCGATGAGGCCAAACAAGATAATTTAGTGAAAAGTGATAGTGGTATCATAGACTTAAAGACAAAAGTGAGTGACGTTTTATCTAATCTAGTTGATCGCAATTCGGACGGTGACGAGAGGCGAGGGGCCGATGAGGAGGGGGCCCTGCCGAGCCGGCAGAGCTCGTGGAGCTCGTTCGACAGCGCCGTCGTGCCCGACCTGTCGCGCCACTCGTCGTGGGGCTCGCACGAGCCGCGGCGCGCCGAGCCGCcgccgcagccgccgccgccgcccaaGCCCGCCTGCGACCTCGGCATCATCAGCGAGCACTCGcccggcgccgccgcgcccgaccgcccgccgccgcgcctcTCCGATAACGAACGCAAGTTCAACGAAACCTGTGCCATACTGACGGAGCTCGCGACCGCGGCGGCGCGCATGGAGCGCGCGCGCGACCGCGGCGCCTCCACGTGGAGCGGCCGCCTGTCCGCGTCCGCGCCCGCCGACACGTGGCTGCGCGCAGGCCTGCGGCGCCGCCGCCCCGTCGCCGCGTCCGTCGGCGAcctgccgcgcgccgccgcgccgccgccgcccgcacCCGCCCCCGCGTCCGCCGCCCAGGGCCTCGTCAGCAACCTCAAGAAGGAGTTCGAGGCCCGCTCCGAAACGGACTCGCTGCGCCGCTCCAAGTCTCGCAGCCGCGCTTCCACGGTCGACGGCCGGGAGCGGGTGCCGACCTCCCCGCCCGCCGGCGAGGACATATCGGTAAAAGTGCTGGTCGATCGGTATGACCAGCCGAGCCGGTTGCGGTGCGAGTCGGTGTCGGAGCCGAGCCGGAGCAAGCCGGCCGATTCGGTGCCCAAGAAATGCAAATtgacggcggaggcggaggcgcgTGGCGGACGCGGAGCGGCGGCGCTGCGCAACTCGTTCTGCGGCGCGGTGCGCGGCGtcgcgggcgcgggggcggaGCGCCCCCCCATCGCGCCCACAGTCGTGTCGATCGCGCCGCTGGACTACTCCAATGTGGTGGTATCAACTGTGATGTCGAAAgctcaaaacaaaaaacaattgcaACACGGGAAGACCCACCCGTTGACGAGGCTCAACTTGAATCGGTCGAATAATAGATGTTCAAATCCTGTATATAATACTATGTAG
- the ssh gene encoding protein phosphatase Slingshot isoform X3, which translates to MRQPNQVRALKTMSETVSARGAALVLAGCERRRVPAFAPLPPQPQPQSDIQHHLQAMFYLLRPEETLKMAVKLESAHAGRTRYLVVVCHGDEAALLGIDCNEHTTVGLALRVLADTSIKLDGDGGFSVCVCNRQHIFKPVSVQAMWSALQTLHRASGRARALNHFAGGASHAWCAYYEERVDSDRSCLNEWHAMDSIESRRPPSPDSLRLKPRERDETERVIRCTLKEIMMSVDLDEVTSKAIRGRLEDELDMDLAEYKSFIDQEMLTILGQMDAPTEIFEHVYLGSEWNASNLEELQRNGVRHILNVTREIDNFFPGVFDYLNIRVYDDEKTDLLKHWDNTFKYINKARNEGSKVLVHCKMGISRSASVVIAYAMKAYNWNFDKALKHVKAKRNCIKPNTNFLNQLETYQGILDAMKNKEKLQRSKSETNLKSPKISKSENKVSDPTPLVLALTGSCARRPRSWSPDTRLAAELLPPTSLSLESLAFETRHMLMPYGDGTYSVSPNQIIRLKEEGAPSVKHIVNEIENAASGDRRDSNKRYQRLNFGTSDTSSNRSSDASVGSILPAEPVKPPQVSPLRNLSHKYPHTNCDPDKIHTWDPGEPWRGDEAKQDNLVKSDSGIIDLKTKVSDVLSNLVDRNSDGDERRGADEEGALPSRQSSWSSFDSAVVPDLSRHSSWGSHEPRRAEPPPQPPPPPKPACDLGIISEHSPGAAAPDRPPPRLSDNERKFNETCAILTELATAAARMERARDRGASTWSGRLSASAPADTWLRAGLRRRRPVAASVGDLPRAAAPPPPAPAPASAAQGLVSNLKKEFEARSETDSLRRSKSRSRASTVDGRERVPTSPPAGEDISVKVLVDRYDQPSRLRCESVSEPSRSKPADSVPKKCKLTAEAEARGGRGAAALRNSFCGAVRGVAGAGAERPPIAPTVVSIAPLDYSNVVVSTVMSKAQNKKQLQHGKTHPLTRLNLNRSNNRCSNPVYNTM; encoded by the exons GCGCGGCGCTGGTGTTGGCGGGGTGCGAGCGGCGGCGTGTGCCGGCCTTCGCGCCTCTGCCACCGCAGCCGCAGCCCCAGTCCGACATCCAGCATCACCTGCAGGCCATGTTCTATCTGCTTCGGCCCGAGGAAACGCTTAAAATG GCGGTGAAACTTGAGAGCGCCCACGCGGGCCGTACGCGGTATCTGGTGGTAGTGTGCCACGGCGACGAGGCCGCTCTACTGGGGATTGACTGCAACGAGCACACCACCGTCGGGCTCGCGCTGAGGGTCCTCGCCGACACCTCCATCAAGCTGGACGGGGATGG AGGGTTCAGCGTATGTGTGTGTAATCGACAACACATATTCAAGCCGGTGTCTGTGCAAGCCATGTG GTCTGCGCTGCAAACGCTCCATCGGGCGAGTGGGCGCGCGCGCGCCCTCAACCACTTCGCGGGCGGCGCGTCCCACGCGTGGTGCGCGTACTATGAGGAGCGCGTGGACTCGGACCGCTCCTGCCTCAACGAGTGGCATGCCATGGACAGCATCGAGTCCCGTCGCCCGCCCTCGCCCGACTCGCTCAGGCTCAA GCCACGCGAAAGAGATGAAACGGAGCGCGTGATTCGGTGCACGCTCAAGGAAATCATGATGAGTGTGGATTTAGACGAGGTGACGAGCAAAGCGATACGTGGCCGACTCGAGGACGAGTTAGATATGGACCTAGCTGAGTACAAGTCCTTCATTGACCAAGAGATGTTGACGATATTGGGACAAATGGACGCGCCTACGGAAATATTCGAACACGTCTATCTGGGTTCCGAGTGGAATGCCAGCAACTTAGAAGAATTGCAACGAAATGG agtccGACACATACTGAACGTGACACGAGAAATAGACAATTTCTTCCCCGGTGTGTTCGATTATCTAAATATAAGAGTATATGACGACGAAAAGACTGACCTACTGAAACACTGGGACAACACAttcaaatatataaacaaaGCCAGGAACGAAGGTTCGAAAGTATTAGTCCATTGTAAAATGGGAATTAGCAGATCGGCATCCGTCGTGATAGCCTACGCCATGAAAGCATATAATTGGAATTTCGACAAAGCTCTCAAGCACGTAAAAGCAAAAAGaaattgtataaaaccgaatacTAATTTCTTAAACCAATTAGAAACTTATCAAGGAATACTCGATGCCATGAAGAATAAAGAGAAGCTGCAAAGATCCAAGTCGGAGACAAATCTAAAATCGCCCAAGATTTCCAAGAGCGAGAATAAG GTATCGGACCCGACGCCGCTGGTGCTGGCGCTGACGGGGTCGTGCGCGCGGCGGCCGCGCTCGTGGTCGCCGGACACGCGGCTCGCGGCCGAGCTGCTGCCGCCCACCTCGCTCTCGCTCGAGAGCCTCGCCTTCGAGACGCGGCACATGCTCATGCCCTACGGCGACGGCACCTACAGCGTCTCCCCAAACCAGATCATACGCCTCAAGGAGGAAGGCGCGCCCTCCGTGAAACACATAGTCAACGAAATAGAGAACGCCGCGTCCGGCGACCGCCGCGACTCCAACAAACGCTACCAGAGATTAAACTTCGGCACCAGCGACACCTCCAGCAACAGATCCTCCGACGCCTCCGTCGGCTCCATTCTGCCCGCCGAACCCGTCAAACCCCCCCAAGTCTCTCCGCTCCGCAATCTGAGTCACAAATACCCCCACACTAACTGTGATCCCGACAAAATACATACGTGGGACCCCGGGGAACCCTGGCGGGGCGATGAGGCCAAACAAGATAATTTAGTGAAAAGTGATAGTGGTATCATAGACTTAAAGACAAAAGTGAGTGACGTTTTATCTAATCTAGTTGATCGCAATTCGGACGGTGACGAGAGGCGAGGGGCCGATGAGGAGGGGGCCCTGCCGAGCCGGCAGAGCTCGTGGAGCTCGTTCGACAGCGCCGTCGTGCCCGACCTGTCGCGCCACTCGTCGTGGGGCTCGCACGAGCCGCGGCGCGCCGAGCCGCcgccgcagccgccgccgccgcccaaGCCCGCCTGCGACCTCGGCATCATCAGCGAGCACTCGcccggcgccgccgcgcccgaccgcccgccgccgcgcctcTCCGATAACGAACGCAAGTTCAACGAAACCTGTGCCATACTGACGGAGCTCGCGACCGCGGCGGCGCGCATGGAGCGCGCGCGCGACCGCGGCGCCTCCACGTGGAGCGGCCGCCTGTCCGCGTCCGCGCCCGCCGACACGTGGCTGCGCGCAGGCCTGCGGCGCCGCCGCCCCGTCGCCGCGTCCGTCGGCGAcctgccgcgcgccgccgcgccgccgccgcccgcacCCGCCCCCGCGTCCGCCGCCCAGGGCCTCGTCAGCAACCTCAAGAAGGAGTTCGAGGCCCGCTCCGAAACGGACTCGCTGCGCCGCTCCAAGTCTCGCAGCCGCGCTTCCACGGTCGACGGCCGGGAGCGGGTGCCGACCTCCCCGCCCGCCGGCGAGGACATATCGGTAAAAGTGCTGGTCGATCGGTATGACCAGCCGAGCCGGTTGCGGTGCGAGTCGGTGTCGGAGCCGAGCCGGAGCAAGCCGGCCGATTCGGTGCCCAAGAAATGCAAATtgacggcggaggcggaggcgcgTGGCGGACGCGGAGCGGCGGCGCTGCGCAACTCGTTCTGCGGCGCGGTGCGCGGCGtcgcgggcgcgggggcggaGCGCCCCCCCATCGCGCCCACAGTCGTGTCGATCGCGCCGCTGGACTACTCCAATGTGGTGGTATCAACTGTGATGTCGAAAgctcaaaacaaaaaacaattgcaACACGGGAAGACCCACCCGTTGACGAGGCTCAACTTGAATCGGTCGAATAATAGATGTTCAAATCCTGTATATAATACTATGTAG